A genome region from Frankineae bacterium MT45 includes the following:
- a CDS encoding probable F420-dependent oxidoreductase, Rv3093c family, with product MGWGLTIPLTGIPLASQAELISELPGYGFTDAWSSEVTGTDAFTPLALASVWAPQLRLGTAIVPTFTRGPGLIAMSAATLAEAAPGRFSLGLGASSPAIVHDWNGLEFDQPFKRTRDVLRFVKGALAGERVDGAFDTFTVKRFKLETPPAVPPPVLLAALRAQMLALAGREADGVILNWLAATDVAQCLDAVDNPAADVVARIFVCPTEDAEFARNLARMMITAYLTVPAYAAFHSWLGRGEKLTPMSELWKAGDRKGALAAVPEEVIDELVLHGSAETCRERVQAYADAGVRTPVIALLPTPELAQPGVLVDTLRRLGPALAPAGSAPAPTTEEK from the coding sequence ATGGGGTGGGGTCTCACCATCCCGCTGACCGGCATCCCGCTGGCCTCCCAGGCCGAGCTCATCAGTGAGCTGCCGGGCTATGGGTTCACCGACGCCTGGTCGTCGGAGGTGACCGGGACCGACGCCTTCACGCCGCTGGCGCTCGCGTCGGTCTGGGCTCCGCAGCTGCGCCTCGGCACCGCGATTGTGCCGACTTTTACCCGGGGTCCTGGGCTCATCGCGATGTCGGCCGCCACGCTCGCCGAGGCGGCGCCGGGCCGTTTCAGCCTCGGCCTCGGCGCCTCCAGCCCGGCGATCGTCCACGACTGGAACGGCCTCGAATTCGACCAGCCGTTCAAGCGCACCCGAGACGTGCTGCGCTTCGTGAAGGGCGCGCTGGCCGGCGAGCGGGTAGACGGGGCCTTCGACACCTTCACCGTCAAGCGATTCAAGCTCGAGACCCCGCCGGCCGTGCCGCCACCGGTGCTGCTGGCTGCGCTCCGGGCCCAGATGCTCGCCCTCGCCGGTCGCGAAGCCGACGGAGTGATCCTCAACTGGCTGGCGGCGACGGACGTCGCCCAGTGCCTCGACGCCGTGGACAATCCGGCCGCCGATGTCGTCGCTCGCATCTTCGTCTGCCCGACCGAGGACGCCGAATTCGCCCGCAACCTGGCTCGGATGATGATCACGGCATACCTCACCGTGCCGGCCTACGCGGCGTTTCACAGCTGGCTCGGGCGGGGCGAGAAGCTGACCCCGATGAGCGAACTCTGGAAGGCCGGCGACCGCAAGGGGGCGCTGGCCGCCGTCCCCGAAGAGGTGATCGACGAACTGGTGTTGCACGGATCGGCCGAGACCTGCCGGGAACGAGTGCAGGCCTACGCCGACGCAGGCGTGCGCACACCGGTCATCGCCCTGCTGCCGACGCCTGAGCTCGCCCAGCCCGGCGTCCTGGTCGACACGCTTCGCCGCCTCGGTCCCGCCCTCGCACCGGCCGGCTCCGCTCCCGCCCCGACAACCGAGGAGAAGTAG
- a CDS encoding NADP-dependent 3-hydroxy acid dehydrogenase YdfG, protein MQVVDRVVVVTGAGSGIGAELAKRFAALGAEAVVVSDRDGDSAAAVAASINDTLPSGIVVADRTDVGDPAEIQALVAATLDRFGRVDLFCSNAGITTGGGIDADIDDWRRAFDINVLAHVHAARAVVPAMLENGGGYLLNTASAAGLLTSPGDAPYAVTKHAAVAFAEWLTVTYGGRGIGVSVLCPLGVATPLLMDPLADNHPSAQAVAASGEIISTERVADAVVYGLETETFLILPHPEVATYWMQKATDPDRWLAGVRRLVDNPRG, encoded by the coding sequence ATGCAGGTCGTCGACAGAGTCGTCGTGGTCACCGGGGCCGGCAGTGGCATCGGTGCCGAATTGGCAAAGCGCTTTGCCGCCCTGGGGGCCGAGGCGGTCGTGGTCAGTGATCGCGACGGTGACTCCGCCGCCGCGGTGGCGGCGTCGATCAACGACACGCTCCCGAGTGGGATCGTCGTCGCCGACCGCACCGACGTCGGCGACCCGGCGGAGATCCAGGCCCTCGTCGCCGCCACGCTCGACCGGTTCGGGCGGGTCGATCTCTTCTGCTCCAACGCCGGCATCACGACCGGCGGCGGCATCGACGCCGACATCGACGACTGGCGCCGCGCCTTCGACATCAATGTTCTGGCCCACGTCCACGCCGCGCGGGCCGTCGTGCCGGCCATGCTTGAGAACGGCGGCGGCTACCTGTTGAACACCGCCTCCGCAGCCGGCCTGCTCACCTCGCCCGGGGATGCGCCCTACGCCGTCACCAAGCATGCGGCGGTGGCCTTCGCCGAGTGGCTGACCGTCACCTACGGAGGGCGGGGCATCGGCGTCAGCGTGCTCTGCCCGCTCGGGGTGGCCACCCCGCTGCTGATGGACCCGCTGGCCGACAATCACCCGTCCGCCCAGGCGGTAGCCGCCTCGGGCGAGATCATCAGCACCGAACGGGTGGCCGACGCCGTGGTCTACGGGCTGGAGACGGAGACCTTCCTGATCCTCCCGCACCCCGAGGTGGCCACCTACTGGATGCAGAAGGCCACCGACCCCGATCGCTGGCTGGCCGGGGTGCGTCGCCTCGTCGACAACCCGCGCGGCTGA
- a CDS encoding 3-oxoacyl-[acyl-carrier protein] reductase, whose protein sequence is MAGVADRVALVTGGAQGIGAEVARRLAAGGAKVAVLDLDLGAAEAVAAEIVSAGGDALGVAADVSKRDQVQAAVDAVVEKFGALHIVVNNAGVLRDNLLFKMTDDDWTLVMEVHLRGAFLVSQIAQKHMVEAKYGRIINLSSTSALGNRGQANYSTAKAGLQGFTKTLAIELGPFGITANAVAPGFIETAMTAATAERVGGTIEQMREAVAATVPVRRGGLPADVANTIAFYAGEEAGYVTGQVIYVDGGAGLI, encoded by the coding sequence ATGGCAGGTGTAGCTGATCGGGTAGCGCTGGTGACTGGCGGCGCTCAGGGGATCGGGGCTGAGGTCGCTCGTCGGCTGGCGGCCGGCGGAGCGAAGGTGGCGGTCCTTGACCTCGATCTGGGGGCCGCGGAGGCGGTGGCGGCCGAGATCGTCTCCGCGGGCGGGGACGCGCTGGGCGTGGCGGCCGACGTGAGCAAGCGGGATCAGGTGCAGGCGGCCGTCGACGCCGTCGTCGAGAAGTTCGGTGCGCTGCACATCGTCGTCAACAACGCCGGCGTGCTGCGTGACAACCTGCTCTTCAAGATGACCGACGACGACTGGACGCTGGTGATGGAGGTGCACCTGCGGGGCGCCTTCCTGGTCAGCCAGATCGCGCAGAAGCACATGGTCGAGGCGAAGTACGGACGGATCATCAACCTCTCCTCGACCTCGGCGCTGGGTAACCGCGGCCAGGCCAACTACTCGACGGCCAAGGCCGGGCTGCAGGGATTCACCAAGACCCTGGCCATCGAACTCGGCCCCTTCGGCATCACCGCGAACGCGGTCGCTCCCGGGTTCATCGAGACCGCGATGACCGCCGCCACCGCCGAGCGGGTAGGCGGGACCATCGAGCAGATGCGGGAGGCGGTTGCCGCCACCGTGCCGGTGCGCCGCGGCGGATTGCCGGCCGACGTCGCCAACACGATTGCCTTCTACGCCGGTGAGGAGGCCGGTTACGTCACCGGCCAGGTCATTTACGTCGACGGCGGAGCGGGCCTGATCTAA
- a CDS encoding Predicted arabinose efflux permease, MFS family, whose product MFTALRSRDFRLLWIGQSASVIGDNLVVVALALYVTRLTGKASDVAAVLVAYSLPLVVFVLIGGVVADRLPRQRLIVSTDLIRACLHGALALLIATGSVRVWHMVVIGVCFATAEAFFRPAYTGLIPQTVAESDIQSAQALSGMSSSLAEFASPALATALVLGVGGAAAFGLDALTFCVSAFLIWRVRPRARGDFSGEPAPVLSDLREGWQALRARTWVWATILSFSATLLLALAPFFVLGASVSRSEYGGEAVFGLTNACWGIGTVTGAVVASRWRPRHPMRTGMQAALWWPLAIAVYAAGAPLPIVYSAMTLAGLGIGLFGVWWETALAQRIPPHLLSRVSAWDWMGSLALLPLGYLLSGVLANTFGAVPVMLVGGLAGGVSMLLGLAPASTRHLLRIEEPARPAVEAPLIEPAPAEVGR is encoded by the coding sequence ATGTTCACCGCGCTGCGATCGCGTGATTTCCGACTGCTCTGGATCGGCCAATCGGCCAGCGTCATCGGGGATAACCTCGTCGTCGTCGCCCTCGCCCTCTATGTCACCCGGCTCACCGGAAAGGCCTCGGACGTGGCGGCGGTGCTGGTCGCGTACTCGCTGCCGCTGGTCGTCTTTGTCCTCATTGGGGGCGTAGTGGCCGACCGGCTCCCCCGCCAGCGCCTGATCGTCAGCACTGATCTCATCCGCGCCTGCCTGCATGGGGCGCTAGCGCTGCTGATCGCGACCGGCAGCGTGCGGGTCTGGCACATGGTCGTCATCGGGGTCTGCTTCGCCACCGCGGAGGCCTTCTTCCGGCCGGCCTACACCGGGCTCATCCCGCAGACCGTCGCCGAATCCGACATCCAGTCCGCGCAGGCGTTGAGTGGGATGAGCAGCTCGCTGGCCGAGTTCGCCTCCCCCGCCCTGGCCACCGCGCTGGTGCTGGGCGTCGGCGGGGCCGCGGCCTTCGGCCTGGACGCCCTCACCTTCTGCGTCTCGGCGTTTCTGATCTGGCGGGTCCGGCCACGGGCTCGCGGCGACTTCTCCGGCGAACCGGCGCCCGTGCTGAGCGACCTGAGGGAGGGTTGGCAGGCACTGCGGGCACGGACCTGGGTCTGGGCGACGATCCTGTCGTTCTCGGCCACCCTGCTGCTGGCCCTGGCCCCGTTCTTCGTACTCGGCGCGAGCGTGTCCCGCTCGGAGTACGGCGGCGAGGCGGTCTTCGGGCTGACCAATGCCTGCTGGGGAATCGGGACCGTCACCGGCGCGGTTGTGGCCTCCCGCTGGCGGCCGCGGCACCCGATGCGTACCGGCATGCAGGCTGCGCTCTGGTGGCCACTGGCTATCGCCGTCTATGCCGCCGGCGCACCGCTGCCCATCGTCTACAGCGCGATGACGCTGGCCGGACTCGGCATCGGTCTCTTCGGGGTCTGGTGGGAGACCGCCCTGGCCCAGCGAATCCCGCCGCACCTGCTGTCGCGGGTCTCGGCCTGGGACTGGATGGGCTCACTCGCCCTGCTACCGCTGGGGTATCTCCTCTCCGGCGTCCTGGCCAACACCTTCGGCGCCGTCCCGGTGATGCTCGTCGGCGGCCTTGCCGGGGGTGTCTCGATGCTGCTCGGGCTGGCGCCGGCCTCGACCCGCCACCTGCTGAGAATCGAAGAGCCGGCCCGACCGGCGGTAGAGGCACCGCTGATCGAGCCGGCTCCGGCCGAGGTGGGTCGTTAG
- a CDS encoding signal recognition particle subunit FFH/SRP54 (srp54): MFDTLSDRLNAAFSGLRGKGRLSAADIDATAREIRIALLEADVALPVVRQFISAIKERATGEDVSKALNPGQQVIKIVNEELITILGGETRRLQFAKTPPTVIMLAGLQGAGKTTLAGKLARWLREQGHTPLLVACDLQRPNAVNQLQVVAERAGVAVFAPAPGNGVGDPVSVARESIEFAQRAQHDMVIVDTAGRLGIDVEMMNQAAAIRDAVQPNETLFVVDAMVGQDAVNTAQAFAEGVGFTGVVLTKLDGDARGGAALSVRYVTGQPIMFASNGEKLEDFDVFHPDRMASRILGMGDVLTLIEQAEKTFDQDEAERMVGKLQAGGDFTLEDFLEQLQAIRRMGPISNLLGMMPGMGQMKEAMSQVDDRDLDRTAAIIRGMTPAERANPKMINGSRRLRIANGSGVKVSDVNQLVDRFFEASKMMKQMGGAMGMPGMRRKNVKNAKGKKGKKGRGSGRGPTPPRNSGFGAGFPGGLPGGGFGGSVPPQLPPGMNMPDLSKLKLPGK; the protein is encoded by the coding sequence ATGTTCGACACGCTCTCTGACCGGCTCAACGCCGCCTTCTCCGGACTCCGCGGCAAGGGGCGCCTCTCCGCCGCCGACATCGACGCCACCGCGCGCGAGATCCGCATCGCGCTGCTGGAGGCCGACGTCGCGCTCCCCGTGGTCCGCCAGTTCATCTCGGCCATCAAGGAGCGGGCCACCGGCGAGGACGTCTCGAAGGCGCTGAACCCCGGCCAGCAGGTCATCAAGATCGTCAATGAAGAGCTGATCACCATTCTCGGCGGCGAGACCCGGCGGCTGCAGTTCGCCAAGACCCCGCCGACGGTCATCATGCTGGCCGGTCTGCAGGGTGCTGGTAAGACGACGCTGGCCGGCAAGCTGGCCCGCTGGCTGCGCGAGCAGGGCCACACCCCGCTGTTGGTGGCCTGCGACCTGCAGCGTCCGAACGCCGTGAACCAGCTCCAGGTGGTGGCTGAACGGGCCGGAGTGGCCGTCTTCGCGCCGGCCCCCGGCAACGGGGTCGGCGACCCGGTCAGCGTGGCCCGTGAGTCGATCGAGTTCGCCCAGCGGGCCCAGCACGACATGGTGATCGTAGACACCGCCGGGCGTCTGGGCATTGATGTCGAGATGATGAACCAGGCCGCCGCCATCCGCGATGCGGTGCAGCCCAACGAGACGCTCTTCGTCGTCGACGCCATGGTCGGCCAGGACGCGGTGAACACCGCCCAGGCCTTCGCCGAGGGTGTCGGATTCACCGGTGTCGTCCTCACCAAGCTCGACGGCGATGCCCGCGGTGGTGCGGCGCTGTCGGTCCGCTACGTCACCGGACAGCCGATCATGTTCGCCAGCAACGGCGAGAAGCTGGAGGACTTCGACGTCTTCCACCCCGACCGGATGGCCTCGCGCATCCTGGGCATGGGTGACGTACTCACGCTCATCGAGCAGGCCGAGAAGACCTTCGACCAGGACGAAGCCGAGCGGATGGTCGGCAAGTTGCAGGCCGGTGGCGACTTCACCCTCGAAGATTTCCTCGAGCAGTTGCAGGCGATCCGGCGTATGGGCCCGATCTCGAACCTGCTCGGCATGATGCCGGGCATGGGTCAGATGAAGGAGGCCATGAGCCAGGTCGACGATCGCGACCTTGACCGCACCGCGGCGATCATCCGGGGCATGACGCCAGCTGAACGAGCCAATCCGAAGATGATCAACGGTTCGCGCCGCCTCCGGATCGCCAACGGGTCGGGGGTCAAGGTCAGCGACGTCAATCAGCTGGTCGACCGGTTCTTCGAAGCCAGCAAGATGATGAAGCAGATGGGTGGCGCGATGGGCATGCCCGGAATGCGCCGCAAGAACGTCAAGAACGCGAAGGGAAAGAAGGGCAAGAAGGGGCGCGGCTCAGGGCGCGGCCCCACGCCGCCGCGGAACTCGGGCTTCGGCGCCGGCTTCCCGGGCGGGCTGCCGGGTGGCGGATTCGGTGGTTCGGTACCCCCGCAGTTGCCGCCGGGCATGAACATGCCCGACCTCAGCAAGCTGAAGCTTCCAGGCAAGTAA
- a CDS encoding CDP-diacylglycerol--glycerol-3-phosphate 3-phosphatidyltransferase — MLTARLRQFFSRFVNPLAARLAHLGVTPDMVTIFGTVGATASALIFFTRGWWFLGTLLIWGFVMLDMVDGAVARVVGTTKFGAVLDSTTDRLVDATVFATIAWYFSFGPKPQRWMVLACLLCLILGALTSYIKARAEGVGLTCNVGIAERTERLIIVLVGTGVSGAFLGLPFAQAIALWLLVAASAVTVVQRLATVHTQSRELAA, encoded by the coding sequence GTGCTCACCGCCCGTTTACGTCAGTTCTTCTCCCGGTTCGTGAACCCGCTGGCCGCCAGGTTGGCACACCTCGGGGTCACCCCGGACATGGTCACGATCTTCGGGACCGTCGGAGCCACGGCGAGTGCACTCATCTTCTTCACCCGAGGCTGGTGGTTCCTCGGCACGCTGCTGATCTGGGGCTTCGTCATGCTCGACATGGTCGACGGCGCGGTGGCCCGGGTCGTCGGCACGACCAAGTTCGGCGCGGTTCTCGATTCGACGACTGACCGGCTGGTTGACGCCACCGTCTTCGCGACGATCGCCTGGTACTTCAGCTTCGGGCCGAAGCCGCAGCGCTGGATGGTGCTGGCCTGCCTGCTCTGCCTGATCCTGGGCGCGCTCACCTCCTACATCAAGGCGCGGGCCGAAGGCGTCGGGCTCACCTGCAACGTCGGCATCGCCGAGCGGACGGAGCGCCTGATCATCGTGCTGGTCGGCACCGGGGTCTCCGGCGCGTTCCTGGGCCTGCCCTTCGCCCAGGCGATCGCGCTCTGGCTGCTGGTCGCGGCGTCGGCCGTCACCGTCGTGCAGCGGCTCGCGACCGTCCATACCCAGTCCCGTGAGCTGGCCGCATGA
- a CDS encoding KDO2-lipid IV(A) lauroyltransferase codes for MSGPTQATRAGIERLLTATAEHGADLGYAAGWAGVKALPAPVARRLFELAADAGTRRGGSGVAQLRANLARVVGPDTSREELDSLVAAAMRSYARYWLETFRLPKMSRPDVLARATTEGTEHLDAAIAAGKGVVLALPHSGNWDVAALWLIERGHPFTTVAERLKPESLYDRFVAYRESIGMRVLPLTGGERNPIEVLSERLREGGVVCLLGDRDLSRRGVEVTFFGEATRMPAGPALLATSTGAALLPVTLWYTDDGWGQRIFAPLELVEGDRVDQIRAATQQLADRFAESIAAHPADWHMLQKLWLSDLTPRSVRT; via the coding sequence ATGAGCGGGCCCACGCAGGCCACCCGGGCCGGGATCGAACGGCTGCTCACCGCGACGGCGGAGCACGGGGCCGATCTCGGGTACGCCGCCGGTTGGGCCGGGGTGAAGGCGCTCCCCGCCCCCGTCGCCCGCCGGCTATTTGAATTAGCCGCCGACGCTGGCACCCGACGAGGCGGCTCCGGGGTGGCCCAGTTGCGGGCGAACCTGGCCCGCGTCGTCGGCCCCGACACAAGCCGCGAGGAGCTCGATTCGCTGGTCGCCGCGGCGATGCGCTCGTACGCCCGGTACTGGCTGGAGACGTTCCGGCTGCCGAAGATGTCCCGTCCGGACGTGCTGGCCCGGGCAACCACTGAAGGGACGGAGCACCTCGACGCGGCGATCGCGGCCGGGAAGGGCGTCGTGCTGGCGCTCCCGCACAGCGGCAACTGGGACGTGGCGGCCCTCTGGCTCATCGAGCGCGGACACCCGTTCACCACCGTCGCCGAGCGCCTCAAGCCGGAGTCGCTCTACGACCGCTTCGTCGCCTACCGCGAGAGCATCGGGATGCGGGTGCTCCCGCTCACCGGCGGGGAGCGCAACCCGATCGAGGTCCTCTCCGAACGGTTACGCGAGGGCGGAGTGGTCTGCCTCCTCGGCGATCGCGACCTCTCCCGCCGGGGCGTCGAGGTGACCTTCTTCGGCGAAGCAACCCGGATGCCGGCCGGGCCTGCGCTGCTGGCGACCAGCACTGGAGCCGCGCTGCTGCCGGTGACGCTCTGGTACACCGACGACGGCTGGGGTCAGCGCATCTTCGCGCCGCTGGAACTCGTCGAGGGCGACCGTGTCGACCAGATCCGGGCCGCCACCCAGCAACTCGCCGACCGCTTCGCCGAGAGCATCGCCGCCCACCCGGCCGATTGGCACATGCTGCAGAAGTTGTGGCTCTCGGACCTGACGCCACGTTCGGTGCGGACGTGA
- a CDS encoding Phosphatidylinositol alpha-mannosyltransferase, with the protein MKVGLVCPYSWDIPGGVQSHVRDLAETLIDLGHSVSVLAPGDEDMPGLPPYVVAAGKAVPIPYNGSVARLQFGLVSAARVRRWLKDGGFDVVHVHEPAPPSLSLLTCMIGDGPLVATFHASNPKSRVLSMFDSVLQPFLEKLAGRIAVSEAARRVIVEHLGADAVVIPNGVSVQHFATAEALPEYPRAVAGPPADGGVIGFIGRYDEPRKGMAVLVEALEILVKTRPELKLVVAGRGDADDFLSHLPPVLADRVDLLGQVSEATKTRLLRSIDVYCAPNTGQESFGIILLEAMAAQVAVVASDIEAFRRVLGDGTAGEFAPPADAPGLAAALGRVLDDRARREELVEAGAAAVAPYDWSVIVTQVLRVYEIAIAGASQLPRL; encoded by the coding sequence ATGAAGGTCGGTCTCGTCTGCCCGTACTCGTGGGACATCCCAGGAGGGGTGCAGTCGCATGTTCGGGATCTGGCCGAGACTCTGATCGACCTCGGACACAGCGTCAGCGTCCTCGCCCCCGGCGATGAGGACATGCCGGGGCTGCCGCCGTACGTGGTGGCGGCCGGGAAGGCGGTCCCGATTCCGTACAACGGGTCGGTGGCCCGCCTGCAGTTCGGGCTGGTGTCGGCCGCGCGGGTCAGAAGGTGGCTCAAGGACGGCGGCTTCGACGTCGTTCACGTTCATGAGCCGGCACCACCGAGCCTGTCGCTGCTGACCTGCATGATCGGCGACGGGCCTCTGGTCGCCACCTTCCACGCCAGCAACCCGAAGTCCCGGGTGCTGTCGATGTTCGACAGTGTGCTGCAGCCGTTCCTCGAGAAGCTCGCCGGCCGAATCGCGGTCTCCGAGGCGGCGCGCCGGGTCATCGTCGAGCACCTCGGTGCCGACGCGGTGGTGATTCCCAACGGCGTCTCGGTGCAGCATTTCGCCACCGCCGAAGCGCTGCCCGAGTACCCCAGAGCCGTCGCCGGACCACCGGCCGACGGCGGCGTCATCGGCTTCATCGGCCGGTACGACGAGCCGCGCAAAGGCATGGCGGTGCTGGTCGAGGCGCTCGAAATTCTGGTGAAGACCCGGCCGGAGCTGAAGCTCGTCGTCGCGGGGCGGGGCGACGCGGATGACTTTCTCAGCCACCTGCCACCGGTGCTGGCCGATCGGGTCGACCTGCTGGGACAGGTGAGCGAAGCGACCAAGACCCGGTTGCTGCGCAGCATCGACGTCTACTGCGCGCCCAACACCGGCCAGGAGAGTTTCGGGATCATCCTGCTGGAGGCGATGGCGGCCCAGGTAGCCGTCGTGGCCAGCGACATCGAGGCATTCCGCCGCGTGCTGGGCGACGGAACCGCCGGCGAGTTCGCGCCACCAGCGGATGCGCCCGGGCTCGCCGCGGCGCTCGGCCGAGTCCTCGACGATCGGGCGCGGCGGGAGGAGCTCGTCGAGGCCGGGGCGGCAGCCGTCGCCCCCTACGACTGGTCGGTGATCGTCACGCAGGTGCTGCGCGTCTACGAGATCGCCATCGCGGGAGCCTCGCAACTGCCCCGTCTCTAG
- a CDS encoding Uncharacterized conserved protein, which produces MLSVVAWVAILLVAVVATYWITFTLTRLDRLHARVDAAYAALDAQLVRRAAALLEAAESVPAADAALRDGLDASVLAGVAVEALHAPPERRESIENRVARGIAELAEHSDLVTQQSGGELHEACARLVIARRFYNDAVRDTRGLRARRMPRILHLAGHRELPQFFDIDDAVSYPGVVVKYRSKDVSVEESQ; this is translated from the coding sequence ATGCTCTCCGTAGTCGCCTGGGTCGCGATCCTGCTGGTCGCCGTCGTGGCGACGTACTGGATCACCTTCACGCTGACCCGACTCGACCGGCTGCATGCGCGGGTGGACGCGGCCTACGCAGCGCTCGACGCCCAGCTTGTCCGCCGGGCCGCCGCCCTCCTCGAGGCGGCCGAATCAGTACCCGCCGCTGACGCTGCGCTACGCGACGGACTGGACGCCTCCGTCCTGGCCGGTGTAGCGGTCGAGGCCCTGCATGCCCCGCCGGAACGGCGCGAGAGCATCGAGAACCGGGTCGCGCGGGGCATCGCCGAACTCGCCGAGCACTCGGATCTGGTGACCCAGCAGTCCGGGGGAGAATTGCACGAGGCCTGCGCCCGGTTGGTCATCGCCCGCCGCTTCTACAACGACGCGGTCCGCGACACGCGGGGGCTACGGGCGCGCCGAATGCCACGGATTCTGCATCTGGCAGGGCATCGTGAGCTTCCACAGTTCTTTGATATCGACGATGCCGTGAGCTACCCGGGCGTCGTCGTCAAGTACCGCTCCAAAGACGTCTCAGTAGAGGAATCACAGTGA
- a CDS encoding pyridoxal phosphate synthase yaaD subunit, with the protein MSVESNASSNPAAQNHPEGSAASPVTGTAAVKRGMAEMLKGGVIMDVVTAEQAKIAEDAGAVAVMALERVPADIRAQGGVSRMSDPDMIESIINTVSIPVMAKARIGHFVEAQVLQSLGVDYIDESEVLTPADYANHIDKWAFTVPFVCGATNLGEALRRITEGAAMIRSKGEAGTGDVSNATTHMRQIRGELRRLSSLPEDELFVAAKELQAPYALVAEVARTGALPVVLFTAGGIATPADAAMMMQLGAQGVFVGSGIFKSGNPAQRAEAIVKATTFYDDPDVIAKVSRGLGEAMVGINVEEIPQPHRLAERGW; encoded by the coding sequence ATGTCTGTTGAGTCAAACGCATCCTCCAACCCCGCTGCCCAGAACCACCCCGAAGGCTCTGCCGCGAGTCCGGTAACCGGAACCGCCGCCGTCAAGCGCGGGATGGCCGAGATGCTCAAGGGCGGCGTCATCATGGACGTCGTCACCGCCGAGCAGGCCAAGATCGCCGAGGACGCCGGCGCCGTCGCCGTGATGGCGCTGGAGCGCGTCCCGGCTGATATTCGGGCTCAGGGCGGCGTCTCCCGGATGAGTGACCCGGACATGATCGAGTCGATCATCAACACGGTGTCGATCCCCGTGATGGCCAAGGCCCGGATCGGCCACTTCGTCGAGGCGCAGGTGCTGCAGTCACTCGGGGTGGACTACATCGACGAGTCCGAGGTGCTTACCCCGGCCGACTATGCCAACCACATCGACAAGTGGGCCTTCACGGTCCCCTTCGTATGCGGGGCCACGAACCTCGGCGAGGCGCTGCGGCGCATCACCGAAGGCGCGGCGATGATCCGCTCCAAGGGCGAGGCCGGCACCGGTGACGTCTCGAACGCCACCACCCACATGCGGCAGATCCGCGGCGAGCTGCGTCGCCTGAGCTCGCTGCCCGAGGACGAGCTCTTCGTCGCCGCCAAGGAGCTCCAGGCGCCGTACGCCCTGGTGGCTGAGGTGGCCCGCACCGGTGCACTGCCGGTCGTGCTCTTCACCGCCGGAGGCATCGCCACGCCGGCTGACGCCGCGATGATGATGCAGCTCGGGGCGCAGGGCGTCTTCGTCGGCTCCGGCATCTTCAAGTCGGGGAATCCGGCCCAGCGCGCCGAGGCGATCGTCAAGGCGACGACGTTCTACGACGACCCGGACGTGATCGCCAAGGTCTCCCGGGGCCTGGGTGAGGCGATGGTTGGCATCAACGTCGAGGAGATCCCGCAGCCCCACCGCCTCGCCGAGCGCGGCTGGTAA
- a CDS encoding pyridoxal phosphate synthase yaaE subunit encodes MQQLTVGVLALQGDVREHLQALQAAGVNAIAVRRPQELDLVDGLVLPGGESTTIAKLARIFELLEPLRARIASGLPTYGSCAGMILLADRITGGVAGQETVGGIDMTVRRNAFGRQIESFEAELEVAGLAGAPMRAVFIRAPWVEAIGPKATAVATVAQGPAAGRIVAVRQQHLLATSFHPELTGDGRIHAYFCEMVADAVATRAPASLGQAHGLAEEQAQSAVRRVGNPA; translated from the coding sequence TTGCAGCAACTGACCGTCGGTGTCCTCGCACTGCAGGGGGACGTCCGCGAACACCTGCAGGCCCTCCAGGCGGCCGGCGTCAATGCGATTGCGGTGCGCCGGCCCCAGGAGCTGGACCTCGTCGATGGTCTGGTGCTGCCGGGCGGCGAATCGACGACGATCGCGAAACTCGCCCGCATCTTCGAACTCCTCGAGCCGCTTCGGGCCCGCATCGCGTCGGGCCTGCCCACCTATGGCTCGTGCGCCGGCATGATCCTGCTGGCCGACCGGATCACCGGTGGTGTGGCCGGTCAGGAGACCGTCGGTGGCATCGATATGACGGTGCGTCGCAACGCCTTCGGACGCCAAATCGAATCTTTCGAGGCCGAGCTTGAGGTCGCCGGATTGGCCGGAGCGCCGATGCGCGCCGTCTTCATCCGGGCCCCGTGGGTCGAGGCCATCGGGCCCAAGGCAACCGCGGTCGCGACGGTGGCCCAGGGACCGGCCGCCGGTAGGATAGTGGCGGTTCGTCAGCAGCATCTGCTGGCTACGTCCTTTCACCCGGAGCTGACGGGCGATGGTCGTATTCATGCCTACTTCTGTGAGATGGTCGCGGACGCGGTAGCCACCCGCGCCCCCGCCTCGCTCGGGCAGGCGCACGGACTGGCAGAAGAGCAGGCGCAGAGCGCGGTCAGAAGGGTCGGTAATCCAGCATGA